A genomic window from Silene latifolia isolate original U9 population chromosome 11, ASM4854445v1, whole genome shotgun sequence includes:
- the LOC141613633 gene encoding uncharacterized protein LOC141613633, with the protein MACLVNIRFLLFAMCLGLIGVYYGNIKVGNGQCGGDLQGLLTQCAAFVSKPGPITDPTQGCCDVIKTIDVDCVCKHITKQAEQMISMPKAMHCLLFCGKPLTHGFKCGSYTVPPVMKENGLN; encoded by the exons aTGGCATGCCTGGTTAACATCCGCTTTCTTCTGTTTGCAATGTGTTTAGGTTTAATTGGGGTTTATTATGGTAACATTAAAGTAGGAAATGGGCAATGTGGGGGTGATTTACAAGGCCTTCTAACCCAATGTGCAGCCTTTGTTTCAAAACCCGGCCCCATCACCGACCCTACCCAAGGATGTTGTGACGTTATTAAGACCATTGATGTAGATTGTGTGTGTAAGCATATTACTAAACAAGCTGAACAGATGATTAGCATGCCTAAGGCCATGCATTGTCTTCTGTTTTGTGGCAAGCCTTTGACACATGGTTTCAAATGTGGAA GTTACACGGTTCCACCAGTGATGAAGGAAAATGGGCTGAATTAA
- the LOC141613634 gene encoding uncharacterized protein LOC141613634 has translation MANSCGKTKDFFGVIHRIYTIFANSNKRWEILKNNVTKYTLKQFSSTRWESHVDSVKAIRFQIAEVSDALLQVGETDNDGKIRSEAKSLAMNELGDFEFLVALVIWEIAIELDVDPIFPKKRVSRRKKHFDENQNDTSERFEQYEEYQNVFGFLFSSSKLNSLDNAKLKSCCDNLQIALTSGEQCDIDGNELFMELKLLKDLLPDEEMEPIDILKFLKRKSYFLNVFVVYRILLTILVTVASAERSFSKLKLLKSYMRSTMLQERLNGLATIAIEDDFLEKVDYDCLIEEFASRKTTRKSRFSNNL, from the exons ATGGCAAATAGTTGTGGTAAAACTAAAGACTTTTTTGGAGTAATACATCGAATATATACTATTTTTGCAAATTCTAATAAAAGATGGGAAATATTGAAGAATAATGTAACAAAATATACATTAAAGCAGTTTTCATCTACTCGTTGGGAAAGTCATGTCGATAGTGTCAAAGCAATTAGGTTTCAAATTGCAGAGGTATCTGATGCTTTGCTTCAAGTAGGAGAAACGGATAATGATGGTAAAATTAGAAGTGAAGCTAAATCCTTGGCCATGAATGAACTTGGTGACTTTGAGTTTTTGGTAGCACTTGTTATTTG GGAAATTGCAATTGAATTAGATGTTGATCCTATATTTCCAAAGAAGCGTGTTAGTCGAAGAAAAAAACATTTTGACGAGAATCAAAATGACACATCCGAA AGATTTGAGCAATATGAAGAATATCAAaatgtttttggctttttgttCTCTTCTAGTAAGTTGAACTCATTAGATAATGCTAAATTAAAGTCTTGTTGTGACAATCTTCAAATAGCACTTACAAGTGGTGAACAATGTGATATTGATGGGAATGAATTGTTCATGGAGTTAAAGTTGCTTAAAGATTTATTGCCTGATGAAGAGATGGAGCCTATtgatattttgaaatttttgaagcgTAAATCGTATTTTCTTAATGTATTTGTTGTGTATCGAATATTGTTGACTATTCTTGTGACGGTTGCATCTGCAGAAAGAAGCTTTTCCAAGTTAAAGTTGTTGAAATCTTACATGCGGTCTACAATGTTGCAAGAGAGGCTTAACGGATTAGCAACAATTGCCATAGAAGATGATTTCTTAGAGAAAGTAGATTATGATTGTTTGATAGAGGAATTCGCTTCAAGAAAAACTACGCGAAAGAGTCGCTTTTCAAATAATTTGTAG